In Luteitalea sp., the genomic window CGCATTCTCGCCGGCGCCGAGGCGTACTGCACCGAGCGCGAGTACCATCTCGTGTTCCTCTCGCTCCAGTACTCGCCGCGTGTCGCCTGGCAGGATCTGCAGGTGCCGCGCATCGTGCAGCGGCGCGACATCGTGGACGGCTTCATTCTCGCCGGTGCGCACTCGCAGAACCTCCTCGACCTGATCGGACGCACCAAGCTGCCCTTCGCGGTCCAGGCCAACAGCATCCTCGAGCCCTTGAGCGACAACCGCTGCGACGCCGTCTATTACGACGACATGGATGGCTGCTATCAGATGACACGCTATCTCCAGTCGTTGGGACATGTGCACATCTGGTTTGTCGGGAACCGACGATTTCCCTGGTTCGATCGCCCCTACGAGGGATATGCGCGGGCCATGGGCGAGTCGAACATTCCCGCGCGTGCGGTGAGTCCCGATTCGGACCAGCCGCGCGAGACCGGCTATCTCGGCACGAAGTCGATTCTCGCGCAAGCTGCGCCAGTGACCGCCATCTTTGCCGGCTCGGACGCAACGGCGCAGGGCGTGTACGAGGCGTTGCGCGATTCCCGCTTGCGCGTGCCCGAGGACGTCAGCGTCGTGGCGCTGGATGACATCGAAGCGCAGACGATGCACCCGCGGCTGTCCACGGTCCATGTGTATCTGGAACAACTGGGTAAGCAGTTGGCTGAGCTCGTCGTTGCGCGGATTGCTGAACCGAGGCTGCTGCCGCGCCAGTTGGTCGTCCCGACGAGTCTCGTGAAAGGCGAGTCATGCCGGGCCCTGACTCGGCACGAGCTGGCAGACAAGACCGAGAAATCGCCATCCGAGCTCGTCGTGCCGTGATACTTCACAAAGAACGCCGGGAGCCACCCGCATCGGCGGGCAGCTCGACATT contains:
- a CDS encoding LacI family DNA-binding transcriptional regulator, whose protein sequence is MKRKKLRLQDIARAAGVSPSTVSRIVNGTARVSAEIEERVHQTAERLQFDLRRRRKPRLIAFLLGNRHRLHPFHSRILAGAEAYCTEREYHLVFLSLQYSPRVAWQDLQVPRIVQRRDIVDGFILAGAHSQNLLDLIGRTKLPFAVQANSILEPLSDNRCDAVYYDDMDGCYQMTRYLQSLGHVHIWFVGNRRFPWFDRPYEGYARAMGESNIPARAVSPDSDQPRETGYLGTKSILAQAAPVTAIFAGSDATAQGVYEALRDSRLRVPEDVSVVALDDIEAQTMHPRLSTVHVYLEQLGKQLAELVVARIAEPRLLPRQLVVPTSLVKGESCRALTRHELADKTEKSPSELVVP